The DNA sequence AACCCCCGGACCCGCCCTCGGCGCGGTGACCCGTTTCTCCCGCCGCCCAGAGCGATCGCGCGGGAAAGCCGGGAATCGGCGTGATCTCTTCCGACCACTTCAGCGCGTTGAACCCGGCCACCGCCTCGCGCCGCGCTTGCTCGTCGCCCGTCGCGGCGTATTTGAAGGCCTGCGCCGCCCAGTAATGCGTGCTCCAGCCCACGTCGTTGTCGCTGACTTCCCGGCGCCATTCCCCCGCCGCCTCGTTCCACTCCAGCTTGTGCACAAAGGCCATCCGCTTTTGGCCCCACGCCTCCAGGCGCCGCTCGTAGTAGGCGGCTTTCTTCCGCAGCGTCCACGGCTCATACCGCACGATGCCCAGGCCCTTGTTCGTGGCGATGTATACGGTGTCGTCCGACGCATGGATCGCGTTCACCCGGTCATCCGGCAGCCAGCGCGCCCCGGCGAAGTAGTGGAAGTCATCCTCCAGCACGCGCACCGCCCCGCGCGTCCCCGCCATCCAGAAGTCCCGCGCGAAGCCCGGCGCCAGCGCCACGCTCTCCTCGTAGGGCAGCCCGTCGGACCCGAGGATCTGCGTCGCCGCGCTCCCCCGCAGCACGCCCAGCCCCGCATGCGACGCCACGATCAACCGGCTCCCCACCGCGAGCACGTCCCGCAGGTCCTTCGAGGGAAACGCGCCGAAATCCACCACATCCCCGTGGCTATACGCGCGCCCGTCGAAGGTGAAGAGGCGGTCGTAGGCCAGGCAGTAAATCGTCTCCGCATAACTCGTGATCGCCTGGATCGGCCCCGGGCTTGCCTCCGCGCCCGGGATCGGCGCCAGGCCATCCCCCGCCACCCGGTACAGCGCCCCCGGCGACGCCACCACCAGTTCCCCCGCGTGCCGCACGATACCCACATAGCGCCCTTCCGCGATCCGGGTCCAGCGCGCGCCGTCAAAGCGGTGCAGCCCGGTCTTGGTCAACGTCCACAGCGCCCCGTCGATCACGCGCATCCGCTCGACATACTCCGCCGGCGCGCCCGGCGCCGGCTCGAAGCGATCGCCCGCGCCCACAATCCGAACGCCATCCCCGAAGCCGCCATAGACCGCGCCATCAAGTTCCGCCACCGCCCACACCGGCTTGTCCGACGGGATCTGCCGACCAACTTCCTGGAGGTACACCGAATCGCGCACCGGCGTCCAGTTCGGCGATTCCGCCGGTGCGACCACCGCGATGCAGACGATAAGAGCGCCGAATCCAATCCGTTTCCACATAATTCCCTCTTCTCAACCAGGGTAAGCCCGGCATGCGCAAGCCGTTAAACCTGAAAAGTGATAATTCTCGCAAACCGTCGCTTGTTTGTATTGGCGACCGCGTTAGGGTAGCATAGCCGTAATGCGAGGCAAAGGAGCAGCACCTTGCTTAGACCCGTTGTCTGGGAAAACAGAGCGCTTACCATCATCGAGCAGACCCGGCTGCCGGGCGAGCACCGCTTGGAGACGCTGCATTCGCTTGCCGCCGTGTGGAACGCGATCCAGACCCTCCAGGTGCGCGGTGCGCCCGCCATCGGCATATGCGCGGCGTTCGGCGTGCTCGTCGGCCTGATCGAGCGCGCCCCGGCATCCCTCGCGCCGGCCCGGGCCGCCGTGGAGGAAATCGCGGACTACCTCGCCTCTTCCCGCCCCACCGCGGTGAACCTGTTCTGGGCGCTCGACCGCATGCGCGCGGTAAGCCGCGCCGTGGATCCCGCCGCGACGCCCGCGGCGTTCTTTGATCGCCTGGAAACGGAGGCGGAAGCCATACTCGCCGAAGATCTGGAGACCGGCCGCCGCATCGGGGAAGCGGGCGCGAACCTGGTCCGCGAGGGCGCCGGAATCCTGACCCACTGCAACGCGGGCGCGCTAGCAACCGGCGGCGAGGGAACCGCGCTCGCCCCCCTGTACCACGCGAAAGAAGCGGGCCGTCAATTCCACGTGTACGCGGATGAAACACGCCCCCTCCTCCAGGGCGCGCGGCTGACCGCCTGGGAGCTCCAGCAGAACGGCATCGACGTGACGCTCATCTGCGACAGCATGGCCGCGGTGCTGATGCGGGAAGGCAAGATCGATCTGGTGATCGTGGGGGCCGACCGCGTGGCCATGAACGGCGACGCCGCGAACAAGATCGGGACCTACGGGCTCGCCGTAATCGCGCGCGCACACAACCTCCCCTTCTATGTGGCCATCCCCTCAAGCACGCTCGATCCCGCGCTGGCGGACGGTTCGGGAATCCCCATCGAGCAGCGGGCCCCGGAGGAGATCACGCACTGGCGCGGGGAGCGCCTGGCGCCCGAAGGCGTCGCGGTCTACAATCCCGCGTTTGATGTAACACCCGCCGGCATGATTTCTGGCATCATAACCGAGTACGGCCTGATCCAACCGCCCTACGAAATCAACCTGAAACGGTGTGTGCGGCTGGCGCAACCGGCGCCAGGAACCCCGGCGGCCTGACGATGTACGAACGCCTCGCAAACTATGTGATAGGACTGCCCCCCGATCAGATTGCGGCCCTTTATCTCGAAGATGTCGCCATCTGCGCGGCGTGGTACGAGTCGCATGAGGAAGATCAGGAGATTCAGGAGCGGTTCGCCGGCCTCCGGCAGGCCTTCGACGAATGGGTGAAGAACGTGGAGGCCCCGCGCACCGACACCATGGGCTACCGGCAGCAGCCCCTGGTGCGGAAGCTCATCAAGGAACTCTCCGAAGGCGATATCGCCCGCTTGCAGCGCGACGAGCTCGATCTCCTCTATTTCGCCGCCGGCCTCGCGCGCCGCTCCGGCAAGCTGCACATCTTCCGGCGCGTACTCTCCTGTCTTGCGCCCTTCATGCGCGAGATTGAGCAGGCCCGCCGGAAGAAAGCGCTTGAGCCGGGCTGCCCCGCCCTGGGCCGCCGCCTCGCCGTCATCACCGAAGACGATCTGCGCGCCGCCGAGGCGCGGGACGTCCGCACCTTCGGCGGACTCAGCGTGCCAATCCGCGGCCCGGTATACATGCGCGAAGGCGATATCCGCGTCATGACGGATGTGCCATCGGGATGCACCGTGGTCGTGGATCAGGGCAGTTGCCACGTGCGCGGCAGCGTCCTCGGAAATGTCGCCGCCACCGTGGGCTGTGAAATTCTGGACAACATCGGCGGCGTCGTCGTGGCCCGCCGCGGCAGCGTGTGCGCCAAAGACATCGTGAACCAGGCGATCGTCGTTTCGAAGGAAGCCAGCGTCCGCGCGAAATCCGCCCAGAGCCCGAAGATGATCTTCGCCAGCCGCGAAATCGAGATCGCGGGCGACGTCGTCCAGGGCCGATGCCTGGCCCGCAAGCTGCTCGTCGAAGGCAAGTACGAAGGGGGCGACATCTTCGCGACAGAGTGGGCCGAAGCCCGAAACTTCATCAACTCCGACAACCACCGGCTCCGCATCTGCCTCGTCCGCGGCCTGTCCTGTCAGGATTATGGCGAGGTGCTGTCCCTCGAAGCCGGCAAGCTGCACAACTCGGCCATGAAGCTGCGCCAGCGCCTCACGAGCCTGGAGGAATTGATCGAAATGACGGAGCGGGAGGCCGACGACTTCGCCGGCAACGTGCTCCTCTATATCCTCGGCGAGGGCGATGCGCAGGACCGGATCCAGGAAATCCAGCGCTTGCGGCGCCGCCAGTCGGTCCTCGAACGCCTGATCGCCGGCGGGCGCGCGATCATGGCCGCGGCCGAAGACCGGATCAATCTTATGAGCACCATGAAGCAGGAATTCGTGGACGCCGCCTCCTCCTCCAATGAAGAGCAGGCGACCCTCGACGATCTCCGCCGGGAACTCGCGATGCTCGCCACCGAGGGAAGCATCGACCCGGAACTCGAAAAGGACAAGGAAGAAATCCTCTATCTCGGGCGAAAACTCCAGCGCAAGGGCCTCGAACTTCAGGGGGTGGAACAGGTCCTCACCCGGCTGGTGGAGAAATGCGGCGAACTGGAGGAGAAAAACAAGGAACTTCGCGGCGTCATCAGCCGCGAGGAAGACGCCATCGAGAAGACCGTCGTCCGCGCCGCCCTGATCGAGCGCGCCAAGGCCGAGTGCTCCCGCGTGGAAATGCTCAAGCAACTGCTCGCCGCCGCGCGCAAGCGCCCGAACATGGACGTCTTCCGGCAGCGCTCCAACGATCGCTACGTCCGCCTGTTGCAGCGGGTCATGGAAAACCGCCTCTCCCGCATGGCCGGGTATCTCGTCGCGGCCAAGGAAGTCCAGTTGCGCATCGAGCAGTTGCGGGAAAAGCTCTGGAACGAATACACCGTCTCGCTCCCGGATCATGTCCTGCGCGGCTGGGCCGTGGGCGGCGCAAGAATTCGCGGCTGTTTCTCCCCCGGCGTGCTGATTTGCGCCTGGCGCCACCTCCTCGACGACGATGCCGGAACGCCCCGCGGGCGCATCCTCACCGACAGCGACGCCGAAAACATGCGCAAAACCTACGTGCGAACCGAGCAGAGCACCATCGAGCTCGCGGGACCGCCCGAACCGCACGAATCGCACGATTCCGGCGACGAAATCCGGGTATAGCCGCCGCGCGCCGTTGAGCCGCCCGGCGAACGCGTGATATCATGCGCCCGTTGCGGGGTCCTCCCGCACCGCCATTGTCCATCGGAAAGGGACCCAAGCACACGATGAGTGACGCAACGCAGATCGTGGCCATCGACGGGCCGGCCGGCGCGGGAAAAAGCACCACCGCCAAGGCCGTCGCGCGCATCCTGGGATTCGCCTTTCTGGACACCGGCGCCATGTACCGGGCCGCGACCTGGTGGGCCCTCGATCAAGGCGTCGACCTGGACGACCCCGCCGCGATCGCCGCGCACACCGCCCGCATGAACCTCGAAATGGCGGAGACCGACAACGGACAGATTGTGCGCGTAAATGGCGCGGACGTCAGCGACGCCATCCGCTCCCCCGAGATAACCCGCCTCATCTACAAGCTCGACCAGAACTCGGAAGTGCGGGCCCAGCTGGTGGCGCTGCAGCGGCGCTTCGGCGAACAGCAACCGACCGTCGCCGAGGGCCGCGATATCGGCACCGTCGTCTTTCCCCGGGCGCGCTGCAAGATCTTTCTCGACGCATCGCTCGACACCCGCACCGAACGCCGCGCGCG is a window from the Candidatus Hydrogenedentota bacterium genome containing:
- the cmk gene encoding (d)CMP kinase; the protein is MSDATQIVAIDGPAGAGKSTTAKAVARILGFAFLDTGAMYRAATWWALDQGVDLDDPAAIAAHTARMNLEMAETDNGQIVRVNGADVSDAIRSPEITRLIYKLDQNSEVRAQLVALQRRFGEQQPTVAEGRDIGTVVFPRARCKIFLDASLDTRTERRARQLEEKGLAADREKLRAELNERDEQSRNRADSPLRQADDAIRVDTTSMTFDEAVDAIAALARKAL
- the mtnA gene encoding S-methyl-5-thioribose-1-phosphate isomerase; this encodes MLRPVVWENRALTIIEQTRLPGEHRLETLHSLAAVWNAIQTLQVRGAPAIGICAAFGVLVGLIERAPASLAPARAAVEEIADYLASSRPTAVNLFWALDRMRAVSRAVDPAATPAAFFDRLETEAEAILAEDLETGRRIGEAGANLVREGAGILTHCNAGALATGGEGTALAPLYHAKEAGRQFHVYADETRPLLQGARLTAWELQQNGIDVTLICDSMAAVLMREGKIDLVIVGADRVAMNGDAANKIGTYGLAVIARAHNLPFYVAIPSSTLDPALADGSGIPIEQRAPEEITHWRGERLAPEGVAVYNPAFDVTPAGMISGIITEYGLIQPPYEINLKRCVRLAQPAPGTPAA